A window of the Leptospira brenneri genome harbors these coding sequences:
- a CDS encoding DUF6580 family putative transport protein, whose translation MFQSRVSIAILMVIATVISRILPHPPNFTPVLAVSLFSGAYVADRRLALFVPLLAMFLSDLYIGFHDLIPVIYGFMILAVLFGKQIRSSLTKSFGYTVVGSVVFFVLTNLAVWATSGMYSLDLSGLVTCFTLAIPFFQNSIVGDLVYSGILFGSMAFLNRTVFSTAKQNA comes from the coding sequence ATGTTCCAATCCCGTGTTTCTATTGCCATCCTTATGGTGATCGCTACTGTCATCAGCAGAATCCTACCACACCCACCGAATTTTACGCCAGTTTTGGCTGTTTCTTTGTTTTCGGGTGCTTATGTGGCAGACAGACGACTTGCTCTTTTTGTTCCTCTTTTAGCGATGTTCCTTTCTGACCTTTACATCGGTTTCCACGACCTTATCCCTGTAATTTACGGATTTATGATTCTCGCAGTCCTTTTTGGAAAACAAATTAGATCTTCCTTAACGAAATCCTTTGGTTATACAGTGGTTGGATCTGTGGTTTTCTTTGTTCTCACAAACCTTGCGGTTTGGGCAACAAGTGGGATGTACAGTTTGGATCTTTCTGGACTTGTGACTTGTTTTACACTTGCCATTCCTTTTTTCCAAAACTCGATTGTAGGAGACCTGGTGTATTCTGGAATCCTTTTTGGATCTATGGCTTTTCTCAATCGAACTGTATTTTCTACAGCAAAACAAAACGCTTAA
- the mazG gene encoding nucleoside triphosphate pyrophosphohydrolase: MNPPNFDSPLENLLALTADLRSPEGCPWDKEQTHHSVIPHLLEETYEVVDTIERGDDNHLREELGDLLFQITFHSQLAKERGAFDFQDVANDVFQKLVFRHPHVYGDQSGIDSGDQVLTQWDQLKQKEKEKKGQGSLDKSILAGIPKALPAIQRSEKIQSKVTKQGFDWPTVSGVFEKFHEEIGELNIELKSQGSLDSKKLPYNERVEDELGDLFFLLVNLSRKLSVDPETCLRRANEKFETRFRIVEELVEPTGKTLKDHSLAELDLFWDEAKLRLRDKVLNSIQKNPDGNVKNLSDQSQNR; encoded by the coding sequence GTGAACCCTCCTAATTTTGATTCTCCCCTGGAAAACCTACTCGCTCTTACGGCTGATCTACGTAGCCCTGAGGGTTGTCCTTGGGACAAAGAACAGACCCATCATTCTGTCATTCCCCATTTACTCGAAGAAACCTACGAGGTTGTGGATACCATCGAAAGGGGAGACGACAACCACTTACGAGAAGAACTTGGTGACTTACTTTTTCAAATCACGTTCCATAGCCAACTGGCCAAGGAAAGAGGTGCTTTTGATTTTCAAGACGTGGCAAATGATGTATTCCAAAAATTAGTTTTCCGTCACCCTCATGTCTATGGGGATCAGTCGGGAATTGATTCGGGAGATCAGGTTCTGACCCAGTGGGACCAATTGAAACAAAAAGAAAAAGAGAAAAAGGGACAAGGCTCTCTTGACAAAAGTATTCTCGCTGGAATTCCAAAAGCACTCCCCGCCATCCAACGCTCTGAAAAAATTCAAAGTAAAGTTACGAAACAAGGATTTGATTGGCCGACAGTCTCCGGTGTATTTGAAAAATTTCACGAAGAGATCGGGGAACTCAATATAGAATTAAAATCCCAAGGATCACTTGATTCTAAAAAATTACCATATAATGAAAGAGTAGAGGACGAGTTAGGTGATCTATTCTTTTTACTCGTAAATTTATCACGTAAACTTTCTGTGGATCCCGAAACTTGCCTCCGAAGAGCCAATGAAAAATTTGAAACTAGATTTCGTATTGTAGAAGAACTCGTAGAACCAACTGGAAAAACTTTAAAAGACCATTCGCTTGCGGAACTTGATTTGTTTTGGGACGAGGCTAAATTGCGGTTAAGAGATAAAGTTTTAAATTCAATTCAAAAAAATCCTGATGGCAATGTTAAAAATCTATCTGACCAAAGCCAGAATCGGTAA
- a CDS encoding LIC_13241 domain-containing protein, producing the protein MNSLDLNDLPFLKEESLRAYRWLLAEYPEIANQNILSDKNKSSNEENQELQSPQKKDKTFEQKGKIDAELIEFPIRWTMEKLGQKFEWVVSEMGSITLRLGGLEGNRRNPAPIFYLSLRKSEEEKFHWTDPEGNLVPFPNPSILIEIQNRIRLYLDSI; encoded by the coding sequence ATGAATTCTCTTGATTTAAACGATTTACCTTTTTTAAAAGAAGAGTCCCTTCGTGCGTATCGTTGGTTACTTGCCGAATACCCAGAGATTGCCAATCAAAATATTCTATCTGATAAAAACAAGAGTAGTAACGAAGAAAATCAAGAACTACAATCCCCCCAAAAAAAGGATAAAACTTTTGAACAGAAAGGAAAGATAGATGCAGAACTAATAGAATTTCCTATTCGATGGACGATGGAAAAACTGGGACAGAAATTCGAATGGGTGGTATCGGAGATGGGTTCCATTACACTTAGGTTAGGTGGATTAGAAGGGAATCGAAGAAACCCTGCCCCTATTTTTTATTTGAGTTTAAGAAAATCAGAAGAGGAAAAGTTTCACTGGACAGATCCAGAAGGAAATTTAGTTCCTTTTCCAAATCCATCTATTCTAATAGAGATTCAAAATAGAATCCGATTGTATCTGGATTCTATTTAA